A window of the Streptomyces formicae genome harbors these coding sequences:
- a CDS encoding RDD family protein, giving the protein MSGVVTGDAVVLGLRPARLPSRALALAIDLAVVWTAYLLISLGLAIATASLDEAAVMAVSIATSVLVLVGAPIAVETLSHGRSLGKLACGLRVVRDDGGPIRLRHALVRGAMGVVEILLTFGVIACIASLVSARGRRIGDVFAGTLVVRERVPAARAAAVPPPPPWLVGRFAELDLSGVPDDLWLAIRQYLTRMHQLDAEVSWSLAGRLAGDLAARTGAPAPEGVPAAAYLAAVVNERQARDARRAVAAASPGPAYAVPHARSVDPAAGHAKPVGHADPVGRTAPYSGPGPTAGQRQDLEPASPPDAAPVPPATGFAPPA; this is encoded by the coding sequence GTGAGCGGGGTTGTGACGGGGGACGCCGTCGTACTGGGGCTTCGTCCGGCGAGGCTGCCCAGTCGGGCGCTGGCGCTCGCGATCGATCTCGCCGTGGTGTGGACGGCGTACCTGCTGATATCCCTCGGCCTCGCGATCGCCACGGCGTCGCTGGACGAGGCCGCGGTCATGGCGGTGTCGATCGCGACGTCCGTGCTGGTGCTCGTGGGGGCGCCGATCGCGGTGGAGACGCTCAGCCATGGGCGCTCGCTGGGGAAGCTGGCCTGCGGGCTGAGGGTGGTGCGGGACGACGGGGGGCCGATCCGGTTGCGGCACGCGCTGGTGCGGGGGGCGATGGGCGTGGTGGAGATCCTCCTGACGTTCGGGGTCATCGCGTGCATCGCTTCGCTGGTGTCGGCGCGTGGGCGGCGTATCGGCGATGTGTTCGCGGGGACGCTCGTCGTACGGGAGCGGGTGCCGGCGGCACGGGCCGCTGCGGTGCCTCCGCCGCCGCCTTGGCTGGTGGGACGCTTCGCGGAGCTGGATCTTTCCGGGGTGCCGGACGATCTGTGGCTGGCGATACGGCAGTACCTGACACGCATGCACCAGCTCGACGCGGAGGTGAGCTGGTCGCTGGCGGGGCGGCTGGCCGGTGATCTGGCGGCGCGGACGGGCGCGCCGGCGCCGGAGGGGGTACCCGCCGCGGCCTACCTGGCGGCCGTGGTGAATGAGCGACAGGCGCGGGACGCGCGCAGAGCGGTTGCCGCGGCTTCGCCGGGTCCGGCTTACGCGGTGCCACACGCCCGATCCGTCGATCCGGCCGCAGGTCACGCGAAGCCGGTCGGTCACGCCGATCCCGTCGGTCGCACCGCCCCGTACTCGGGGCCTGGTCCGACCGCGGGTCAGCGTCAGGATCTCGAACCCGCTTCGCCGCCTGATGCCGCCCCTGTCCCGCCTGCGACCGGATTCGCTCCGCCCGCCTGA
- the ahcY gene encoding adenosylhomocysteinase — MTTVAAGQDFKVADLSLADFGRKEITLAEHEMPGLMAIRKEYAASQPLAGARVTGSLHMTVQTAVLIETLVALGAEVRWASCNIFSTQDHAAAAIAVGPNGTPDNPQGVPVFAWKGETLEEYWWCTEQALTWPNSSTGGPNMILDDGGDATLLVHKGVEFEKAGEAPDPATADSEEYGYILRLLNRTLSENPQKWTLLASEIRGVTEETTTGVHRLYEMQRDGTLLFPAINVNDAVTKSKFDNKYGCRHSLVDGINRATDVLIGGKVAVICGYGDVGKGCAESLRGQGARVIITEIDPICALQAAMDGYQVTTLDEVIDKADLFITTTGNKDIIMATDMAKMKHQAIVGNIGHFDNEIDMAGLAKVPGIVKDEVKPQVHTWTFPDGKVIIVLSEGRLLNLGNATGHPSFVMSNSFADQTLAQIELFTKPEEYPTDVYVLPKHLDEKVARLHLDSLGVKLTTLRPEQASYIGVEVEGPYKPDHYRY, encoded by the coding sequence ATGACGACTGTCGCCGCCGGTCAGGACTTCAAGGTCGCCGACCTTTCCCTCGCCGACTTCGGCCGCAAGGAGATCACCCTCGCCGAGCACGAGATGCCCGGTCTGATGGCGATCCGCAAGGAGTACGCGGCCTCGCAGCCGCTCGCCGGCGCCCGTGTCACCGGCTCCCTGCACATGACGGTGCAGACCGCCGTCCTCATCGAGACCCTGGTCGCCCTGGGCGCCGAGGTCCGCTGGGCGTCCTGCAACATCTTCTCCACCCAGGACCACGCCGCGGCCGCCATCGCCGTCGGCCCGAACGGCACGCCGGACAACCCCCAGGGCGTCCCGGTCTTCGCCTGGAAGGGCGAGACCCTCGAGGAGTACTGGTGGTGCACCGAGCAGGCCCTGACCTGGCCGAACTCGTCCACCGGCGGCCCGAACATGATCCTGGACGACGGCGGTGACGCCACGCTCCTGGTCCACAAGGGCGTCGAGTTCGAGAAGGCCGGCGAGGCCCCGGACCCGGCGACGGCGGACAGCGAGGAGTACGGATACATCCTCCGCCTGCTGAACCGCACCCTCTCGGAGAACCCGCAGAAGTGGACGCTCCTGGCGTCCGAGATCCGCGGTGTCACCGAGGAGACCACGACCGGTGTCCACCGTCTGTACGAGATGCAGCGCGACGGCACCCTCCTCTTCCCGGCGATCAACGTCAACGACGCGGTCACCAAGTCCAAGTTCGACAACAAGTACGGCTGCCGCCACTCGCTGGTCGACGGCATCAACCGCGCCACCGACGTCCTCATCGGCGGCAAGGTCGCGGTCATCTGCGGCTACGGCGACGTCGGCAAGGGCTGCGCGGAGTCCCTGCGGGGCCAGGGCGCTCGCGTGATCATCACCGAGATCGACCCGATCTGCGCGCTCCAGGCGGCGATGGACGGCTATCAGGTCACGACGCTCGACGAGGTCATCGACAAGGCCGACCTGTTCATCACCACGACGGGCAACAAGGACATCATCATGGCCACGGACATGGCCAAGATGAAGCACCAGGCGATCGTCGGCAACATCGGTCACTTCGACAACGAGATCGACATGGCCGGCCTCGCCAAGGTCCCGGGCATCGTCAAGGACGAGGTCAAGCCGCAGGTCCACACCTGGACCTTCCCGGACGGCAAGGTGATCATCGTGCTGTCCGAGGGCCGCCTGCTGAACCTGGGCAACGCGACCGGACACCCCTCCTTCGTGATGTCGAACTCGTTCGCGGACCAGACCCTGGCCCAGATCGAGCTGTTCACCAAGCCGGAGGAGTACCCGACCGACGTCTACGTGCTGCCCAAGCACCTGGACGAGAAGGTCGCCCGCCTCCACCTCGACTCGCTCGGCGTGAAGCTCACCACGCTCCGCCCCGAGCAGGCCTCCTACATCGGTGTCGAGGTCGAGGGTCCGTACAAGCCGGACCACTACCGCTACTGA
- a CDS encoding stage II sporulation protein M yields MDLDVFVMTHRAEWDRLDHLLRRGRRLTGAEADELVALYQRTATHLSLVQSSAPDPMITGRLTQLVARARSTVTGTRRAGWRDAAHFLTAGFPAAIYGSRHWWVPTAVLSTLLAAIIGWWIGTHPEVQSAIAAPGELRELTRPGGEYETYYSSHPAASFAAQVWTNNAQAAAMCLVLGAFLCLPVLWILFLNMANLGIGIGLMSSAGRLDTFLGLVLPHGLLELTAVFVAAGTGLRLGWTLIDPGPQSRRTAMAQQGRAALGMAMGLALVLFVAGVIEGFVTPSGLPTWARITIGIVAELAFLTYVYVLGRRAALAGDVGDLDASERSADLPTAA; encoded by the coding sequence ATGGACCTCGACGTCTTCGTCATGACCCACCGCGCGGAGTGGGATCGCCTGGACCACCTCCTGCGCCGCGGCCGCCGCCTCACCGGAGCTGAGGCCGACGAACTCGTCGCCCTCTACCAGCGCACTGCCACTCACCTCTCTCTTGTCCAGTCCAGCGCGCCCGACCCCATGATCACGGGCCGCCTCACCCAGCTCGTCGCACGCGCCCGCTCCACGGTCACCGGCACCCGTCGCGCCGGCTGGCGCGACGCCGCCCACTTCCTGACCGCCGGTTTCCCGGCAGCGATATACGGCTCCCGCCACTGGTGGGTCCCGACCGCCGTCCTCTCCACCCTCCTCGCCGCGATCATCGGCTGGTGGATCGGCACGCACCCAGAGGTCCAGTCGGCCATCGCCGCCCCGGGCGAGCTGCGCGAGCTCACACGCCCGGGTGGCGAGTACGAGACGTACTACTCGAGCCACCCCGCGGCCTCCTTCGCCGCCCAGGTCTGGACGAACAACGCGCAGGCCGCCGCCATGTGCCTGGTCCTCGGCGCCTTCCTCTGCCTGCCCGTCCTCTGGATCCTCTTCCTCAACATGGCCAACCTGGGCATAGGCATCGGACTCATGTCCTCAGCCGGCCGCCTCGACACCTTCCTCGGCCTCGTCCTCCCACATGGTCTGCTCGAACTGACGGCCGTCTTCGTCGCCGCCGGAACCGGACTGCGCCTCGGCTGGACTCTCATCGACCCCGGCCCTCAATCCCGCCGTACGGCCATGGCCCAGCAGGGCCGCGCTGCACTCGGTATGGCCATGGGCCTCGCGCTGGTCCTGTTCGTGGCCGGTGTGATCGAGGGCTTCGTCACCCCGTCCGGGCTCCCGACCTGGGCCCGCATCACCATCGGCATCGTCGCCGAGCTCGCCTTCCTCACGTACGTCTACGTCCTCGGCCGCCGCGCCGCCCTTGCCGGCGACGTAGGTGATCTCGACGCCTCGGAGCGCAGCGCAGACCTCCCGACGGCCGCCTGA
- a CDS encoding DUF58 domain-containing protein, translating into MALTGRTALLAALGSLPIGILEPSWTGILAVNAPLSVAILCDYAMAAPVRKLRFTRSGDTSVRLGDSAEVQLTVTNPSARRLRARLRDAWPPSSWLPGTEQTSSRHTLSIPAGERRRISTPLRPTRRGDRHAARVTVRSYGPLGLAARQGNHEVPWTVRVLPPFTSRKHLPSRLARLRELDGRTSVLIRGEGTEFDSLREYVPGDDTRSIDWRATARQATVAVRTWRPERDRHILIVLDTGRTSAGRVGNVPRLDASMDAALLLTALATRAGDRVDLLAYDRRTRAQVQRRAAGEVLPAMVNALAPLEPELVETDARGLSAAALKHAPQRSLIVLLTSLDAAPIEEGLLPVLPQLTQRHTVLVAAVADPHIEEMAGARGSLDAVYDAAAGTQTGIQRRRTAEQLQRHGVTVVDATPENLAPALADAYLALKAAGRL; encoded by the coding sequence ATGGCCCTCACCGGACGAACCGCTCTCCTCGCAGCCCTCGGCTCCCTGCCCATCGGCATCCTCGAACCCAGCTGGACTGGGATCCTTGCCGTCAACGCACCACTCTCAGTAGCAATTTTGTGCGACTACGCCATGGCTGCGCCAGTGCGAAAGCTCCGGTTCACCCGAAGCGGTGACACGTCGGTTCGACTCGGTGACAGTGCGGAAGTCCAGCTCACCGTCACCAACCCGTCCGCCCGCCGTCTGCGCGCGCGACTGCGCGATGCCTGGCCCCCCAGCAGTTGGCTCCCCGGAACGGAACAGACCTCCTCACGCCACACGTTGTCGATCCCGGCAGGTGAGCGCCGCCGGATCTCCACGCCCCTGCGCCCTACCCGCCGCGGTGACCGCCACGCCGCACGCGTCACGGTCCGCTCCTACGGACCGCTCGGCCTCGCGGCACGCCAGGGAAATCACGAGGTGCCGTGGACTGTGCGTGTCCTGCCACCCTTCACCAGCCGAAAGCATCTCCCCTCCCGACTGGCCCGCCTGCGCGAACTCGACGGCCGCACCAGCGTCCTGATCCGCGGCGAGGGAACTGAGTTCGACAGCCTTCGCGAGTACGTGCCCGGCGACGACACCCGTTCCATCGACTGGCGTGCCACGGCCCGCCAGGCAACTGTCGCCGTACGCACCTGGCGACCCGAGCGGGACCGCCACATCCTCATCGTCCTCGACACCGGCCGCACCTCGGCCGGACGGGTAGGCAACGTGCCGCGCCTGGACGCCTCGATGGACGCAGCGCTCCTCCTCACCGCACTCGCGACGCGTGCCGGCGACCGGGTGGACCTCCTGGCCTATGACCGGCGCACGCGCGCCCAGGTCCAGCGCCGCGCGGCCGGCGAAGTGCTCCCCGCCATGGTCAACGCGCTCGCCCCGCTAGAACCCGAGCTCGTGGAAACCGACGCCCGAGGTCTCAGCGCCGCAGCACTGAAGCACGCCCCGCAGCGCTCCCTCATCGTCCTGCTGACCAGTCTGGACGCTGCTCCGATCGAGGAAGGCCTGCTCCCGGTACTCCCTCAACTCACCCAGCGCCACACGGTGCTCGTTGCCGCCGTCGCCGATCCGCACATCGAGGAAATGGCCGGTGCCCGAGGCTCCCTGGACGCTGTGTACGACGCTGCGGCCGGCACCCAGACGGGGATTCAACGCCGCCGGACGGCCGAACAGCTCCAGCGTCACGGCGTCACCGTCGTCGATGCCACACCGGAGAATCTGGCACCCGCCCTCGCCGACGCCTATTTGGCCTTGAAGGCGGCGGGCCGCCTCTAG
- a CDS encoding AAA family ATPase: protein MSAPTPETPEHSDSARDSLEALRTEIAKAVVGQDSAVTGLVVALLCRGHVLLEGVPGVAKTLLVRALAASLELDTKRVQFTPDLMPSDVTGSLVYDARTAEFSFQQGPVFTNLLLADEINRTPPKTQSSLLEAMEERQVTVDGTPRPLPDPFLVAATQNPVEYEGTYPLPEAQLDRFLLKLTVPLPSRQDEINVLSRHAEGFNPRDLHAAGIRPVAGPADLEAARAAVAKTSVSPEIAGYVVDICRATRESPSLTLGVSPRGATALLSTARAWAWLTGRDYVIPDDVKALALPTLRHRIQLRPEAEMEGVTADSVITAILAHVPVPR from the coding sequence ATGAGCGCCCCGACCCCCGAGACCCCAGAGCACTCGGACAGCGCACGCGACTCCCTCGAGGCCCTGCGAACCGAGATCGCGAAGGCCGTGGTCGGCCAGGACTCCGCAGTCACCGGACTTGTCGTCGCCCTGCTCTGCCGCGGCCATGTCCTGCTCGAAGGAGTGCCCGGCGTGGCCAAGACGCTCCTCGTCCGAGCCCTCGCCGCGTCCCTCGAACTCGACACCAAGCGCGTCCAGTTCACCCCTGACCTGATGCCGAGCGATGTCACGGGCTCACTCGTCTACGACGCGCGGACCGCGGAGTTCTCCTTCCAGCAGGGGCCTGTCTTCACGAACCTGCTGCTCGCCGACGAGATCAACCGGACACCGCCGAAAACCCAGTCGTCGCTGCTCGAGGCCATGGAGGAACGCCAGGTCACCGTCGACGGCACGCCCCGCCCTCTGCCCGACCCGTTCCTGGTCGCCGCGACCCAGAACCCGGTCGAGTACGAAGGCACGTACCCCCTCCCGGAGGCGCAGCTCGACCGCTTCCTGCTGAAGCTGACCGTGCCGCTGCCCTCACGCCAGGACGAGATCAACGTGCTGTCCCGGCACGCCGAAGGATTCAACCCCCGCGACCTCCACGCCGCGGGTATCCGCCCCGTCGCCGGGCCTGCCGACCTCGAAGCCGCCCGCGCCGCCGTCGCAAAGACCTCGGTGTCCCCCGAGATCGCCGGCTATGTCGTCGATATCTGCCGTGCCACGCGTGAATCCCCCTCGCTCACCCTCGGCGTCTCCCCCCGAGGCGCCACCGCACTGCTCTCCACCGCGCGGGCCTGGGCCTGGCTGACCGGCCGCGACTACGTGATCCCGGACGATGTGAAGGCCCTGGCCCTTCCCACCCTCCGGCACCGCATCCAGCTGCGCCCCGAAGCAGAGATGGAAGGAGTCACCGCAGACTCCGTCATCACCGCGATCCTCGCCCACGTCCCCGTCCCCCGCTGA
- the mtnA gene encoding S-methyl-5-thioribose-1-phosphate isomerase: protein MVDQHARPPTGEGTPPLPSLRWDEPPEGPVLVLLDQTRLPAEEVELVCADVPTLVRAIRTLAVRGAPLLGIAGAYGVALAAAHGYDVAEAAALLEGARPTAVNLGYGVRRAAAAYREAVGRGAVAEEAAGAALREAKELHREDAAASERMAHHGLALLDELLPGGGHRILTHCNTGRLVSGGEGTAFAVALAAHRAGRLRTLWVDETRPLLQGSRLTAYEAAVNGLPYTLLTDNAAGSLFAAGQVDAVLIGADRIAADGSVANKVGSYPLAVLAKYHHVPFIVVAPTTTVDPRTADGASIEVEQRPGQEVTDVTGPRPGAAGGLPVAPPGTVAYNPAFDITPPELVTAVVTEEGVVSPVTGGGIAELCARSRQVTIS from the coding sequence ATGGTTGATCAGCATGCTCGGCCTCCGACCGGTGAGGGCACTCCGCCGCTGCCGTCATTGCGCTGGGACGAGCCGCCCGAAGGTCCCGTACTGGTACTTCTCGATCAGACCCGGCTGCCGGCCGAGGAGGTCGAGCTGGTCTGTGCGGACGTTCCGACGCTGGTGCGGGCGATCCGGACGCTCGCCGTGCGCGGGGCACCCCTGCTCGGGATCGCCGGAGCGTACGGGGTGGCGCTGGCGGCCGCGCACGGCTACGACGTCGCCGAGGCGGCGGCCCTGCTGGAGGGGGCGCGGCCCACCGCGGTCAACCTCGGGTACGGGGTGCGGCGGGCGGCCGCGGCGTACCGGGAGGCGGTCGGCAGGGGCGCCGTCGCCGAAGAGGCGGCCGGGGCGGCACTGCGCGAGGCGAAGGAGCTGCACCGGGAGGATGCGGCAGCCAGCGAGCGGATGGCGCACCACGGGCTCGCGCTCCTCGATGAGCTGCTGCCGGGCGGCGGTCACCGGATCCTGACGCACTGCAATACGGGGCGGTTGGTCTCGGGCGGCGAGGGCACGGCGTTCGCCGTGGCGCTCGCGGCGCACCGCGCCGGACGGCTGCGCACGCTCTGGGTGGACGAGACGCGGCCCCTGCTGCAAGGTTCCCGGCTCACCGCGTACGAGGCGGCGGTGAACGGGCTGCCGTACACACTGCTGACGGACAACGCGGCGGGCTCGTTGTTCGCGGCGGGACAGGTCGACGCGGTGCTCATCGGTGCCGACCGGATCGCGGCGGACGGCTCCGTGGCGAACAAGGTGGGAAGCTATCCGCTGGCGGTCCTCGCCAAGTATCACCATGTGCCGTTCATCGTGGTGGCGCCGACCACCACGGTGGATCCGCGGACCGCGGACGGGGCGTCGATCGAGGTCGAGCAGAGGCCGGGGCAGGAAGTGACGGACGTCACGGGGCCGCGGCCGGGAGCGGCCGGGGGGCTGCCGGTGGCGCCGCCGGGAACCGTTGCGTACAACCCTGCGTTCGACATCACGCCGCCGGAACTCGTGACGGCCGTCGTGACGGAAGAAGGAGTGGTGTCCCCGGTCACCGGGGGCGGAATAGCCGAGCTGTGTGCCAGGTCACGCCAGGTAACGATTAGCTAA
- a CDS encoding DUF4129 domain-containing protein, with protein sequence MSVTGGTTTARLLIRADDAPVDIPRVPAREAAERELSKPMYHESDPNLLERALDRFWEWVDGIFSAASDATPGGLLGLLVIVVVVIALAAALWWRLGTPRRTPTGGDALFDDSPRTAAEHRTAAEAHAAAGRFAQAVQERMRAIVRSLEERALLDPRPGRTADEAAAEAGGPMPDQADALRAAARSFDDVTYGGRTADQETYLRLKDLDNRLERTKPQLSSAARGAAG encoded by the coding sequence GTGTCCGTCACGGGGGGCACGACCACGGCACGGCTCTTGATCCGCGCCGACGACGCACCGGTGGACATCCCGCGCGTCCCGGCCCGTGAGGCGGCCGAGCGGGAACTGTCCAAGCCGATGTACCACGAGAGCGATCCGAACCTCCTCGAGCGTGCCCTCGACCGGTTCTGGGAGTGGGTCGACGGCATCTTCAGCGCCGCATCCGATGCCACCCCAGGCGGCCTGCTCGGACTGCTCGTCATCGTCGTGGTCGTCATCGCCCTGGCCGCCGCCCTCTGGTGGCGGCTGGGCACCCCGCGCCGCACCCCCACCGGCGGCGACGCTCTCTTCGACGACAGTCCCCGCACCGCGGCCGAGCACCGCACCGCCGCCGAAGCGCACGCCGCCGCAGGCCGTTTCGCCCAGGCCGTCCAGGAGCGGATGCGTGCCATCGTCCGCTCCCTGGAGGAGCGGGCCCTCCTCGACCCGCGTCCGGGGCGGACCGCCGACGAAGCAGCAGCGGAGGCCGGTGGTCCCATGCCCGACCAGGCCGACGCCCTGCGCGCCGCGGCACGCTCCTTCGACGACGTCACATATGGCGGCCGTACCGCCGACCAGGAGACGTATCTGCGTCTGAAGGACCTCGACAACCGGCTGGAACGCACCAAGCCCCAACTGAGCAGCGCGGCCCGGGGAGCAGCCGGATGA
- a CDS encoding glycerophosphoryl diester phosphodiesterase membrane domain-containing protein, translating to MNDTSGWASPGSEPSDSQGSGIPRPADSAGSDAKWSKQQPPAGQWTPPTAPGSGPVPPPVQSGWGNQPQWSGDWGRPPAAKPGVIPLRPLGVGEILDGAVSTLREHWRTVLGVTITVAVISQIADILIQRYLLPRAPEIDPDASPEEALGQTVDAMQSSMIAMVPTLLITLVATIVSTALLTIVVSRSVLGRPVTLADAWNEARPRLLKLLGLTLLITVMTAGAIAVGALPGALLGSGALGVVGGFAGGLVGIWLWVRYALASPALMLERAGITQSMRRSAKLVRGAWWRTFGILLLVLVLTAIVSMIIGMPFGLLAYAADGDGLGGLFSGSTPDFGWPFLIITGIGAVIASAITYPISAGVTVLLYVDQRIRREALDLELARAAGVPGHDSPASGADTSRG from the coding sequence GTGAACGACACTTCGGGCTGGGCCTCGCCCGGATCCGAGCCCTCCGACAGCCAGGGCTCCGGAATTCCGCGGCCCGCCGACTCGGCCGGGTCCGACGCGAAGTGGTCCAAGCAGCAGCCGCCTGCCGGTCAGTGGACTCCTCCGACCGCACCGGGTAGCGGTCCCGTGCCCCCGCCCGTCCAGTCCGGCTGGGGCAACCAGCCGCAGTGGAGCGGCGACTGGGGCCGGCCGCCCGCCGCCAAGCCCGGTGTCATCCCGCTGCGCCCCCTGGGCGTCGGCGAGATCCTCGACGGAGCGGTGTCGACGCTGCGCGAGCACTGGCGGACGGTGCTGGGCGTCACGATCACCGTCGCGGTCATCTCCCAGATCGCCGACATCCTCATCCAGCGCTATCTGCTCCCCCGGGCCCCGGAGATCGATCCGGACGCAAGCCCCGAGGAAGCCCTCGGCCAGACCGTCGACGCCATGCAGTCGAGCATGATCGCCATGGTGCCGACGCTGCTGATCACCCTGGTCGCCACCATCGTCAGCACAGCGCTGCTCACCATCGTGGTCAGTCGCTCGGTCCTCGGCCGCCCCGTCACTCTCGCCGACGCCTGGAACGAGGCCCGGCCGCGGCTGCTGAAGCTCCTGGGACTGACCCTGCTCATCACCGTGATGACGGCGGGTGCCATCGCCGTTGGTGCGCTCCCCGGGGCGCTGCTCGGCTCCGGTGCCCTCGGCGTGGTGGGCGGATTCGCCGGTGGCCTCGTCGGGATCTGGCTCTGGGTCCGGTACGCGCTCGCCTCGCCCGCGCTGATGCTGGAGCGTGCGGGCATCACACAGTCGATGCGCCGGTCCGCCAAGCTGGTCCGCGGCGCCTGGTGGCGGACGTTCGGCATCCTGCTGCTGGTGCTGGTCCTCACCGCCATCGTCTCGATGATCATCGGCATGCCGTTCGGCCTGCTCGCCTACGCGGCCGACGGCGACGGTCTCGGCGGGCTCTTCAGCGGCAGCACGCCCGACTTCGGCTGGCCGTTCCTGATCATCACCGGCATCGGCGCGGTGATCGCCTCGGCCATCACGTACCCGATCTCGGCCGGCGTGACGGTCCTCCTCTACGTGGACCAGCGCATCCGCCGGGAGGCACTCGACCTCGAACTGGCCCGCGCCGCTGGCGTCCCCGGCCACGACTCCCCGGCATCCGGCGCCGACACGTCCAGGGGCTGA
- a CDS encoding DUF4350 domain-containing protein produces the protein MTADTTGTTSTSLTSRQIWTRSRGVLLFLVVLIAAGVAIAAVRSGQQHGRLDPRSADGPGSRAVAELLKNQGVDTRVVTTLDEATAAAGPDTTLLVVTPDLLTPSQQEALRAAMVPSGGRTVLVAPGPPSLGVLAPGVRADSPAPVSARAPQCALPAAERAGKADIGGERYASEDPLDTVGCYPSKGLPTLLTVKGPGDGDTVLLGSPDILYNERLDKEGNASLALQLLGSRPHLVWYLPSLSDESAATDGSGEQGGESSLGELIPSGWLWGTLQLFIAALLAAVWRARRLGPLVTERLPVAIRASEATEGRARLYRKANARDRAASTLRSATRTRLAPLLGIAPADAHTPDALLPSVSARLTADDRDLSALLFGPAPADDAALIRLADQLDALEREVRTS, from the coding sequence ATGACCGCGGACACGACGGGCACCACGTCGACCTCCCTGACTTCCCGCCAGATCTGGACGCGAAGCCGGGGGGTACTGCTCTTCCTCGTCGTTCTCATCGCCGCCGGGGTCGCCATCGCCGCGGTCCGCTCCGGCCAGCAGCACGGTCGCCTCGATCCCCGCTCCGCGGACGGCCCGGGCAGCCGGGCGGTCGCGGAGCTCCTCAAGAACCAGGGGGTCGACACACGCGTGGTCACCACCCTCGACGAGGCCACCGCCGCCGCCGGCCCCGACACCACCCTGCTCGTCGTCACCCCGGACCTGCTGACCCCGAGTCAGCAGGAGGCCCTGCGGGCGGCGATGGTCCCCTCCGGCGGCAGGACGGTCCTGGTCGCGCCAGGCCCGCCCTCCCTCGGCGTCCTCGCCCCCGGCGTACGCGCGGACTCGCCCGCTCCCGTCTCCGCTCGCGCCCCCCAGTGCGCCCTCCCCGCCGCCGAGCGCGCCGGCAAGGCCGACATCGGCGGAGAGCGCTACGCCTCCGAGGACCCCCTCGACACCGTCGGCTGCTACCCCAGCAAGGGCCTGCCCACCCTTCTCACGGTCAAGGGCCCCGGCGACGGCGACACCGTCCTCCTCGGCTCCCCCGACATCCTCTACAACGAGCGCCTGGACAAGGAAGGCAACGCCTCCCTCGCGCTCCAACTCCTGGGCTCCCGGCCTCATCTGGTCTGGTACCTCCCCTCACTCAGTGATGAATCCGCCGCCACCGACGGCAGCGGCGAACAGGGCGGGGAAAGCAGCCTCGGCGAGCTGATCCCCTCCGGCTGGCTGTGGGGCACGCTCCAGTTGTTCATCGCCGCCCTGCTCGCCGCCGTCTGGCGCGCTCGCCGGCTCGGACCGCTGGTCACCGAACGGCTGCCCGTCGCCATCCGCGCCTCCGAAGCCACCGAGGGCAGGGCCCGCCTCTATCGCAAGGCCAACGCCCGCGATCGCGCCGCCTCCACCCTGCGCTCGGCCACCCGCACCCGGCTCGCTCCCCTCCTCGGCATCGCCCCGGCAGACGCCCATACCCCCGATGCCCTGCTCCCCTCCGTCTCCGCGCGCCTCACCGCCGATGACCGGGACCTCAGTGCTCTGCTCTTCGGCCCGGCACCCGCCGACGACGCCGCTCTCATCCGTCTGGCTGACCAACTCGACGCCCTCGAAAGAGAGGTACGCACTTCATGA